The following coding sequences are from one Lolium rigidum isolate FL_2022 chromosome 6, APGP_CSIRO_Lrig_0.1, whole genome shotgun sequence window:
- the LOC124665479 gene encoding aquaporin PIP1-5-like, translating into MEGKEEDVRLGANRYSERQPIGTAAQGTDDKDYTEPPPAPLFEASELTSWSFYRAGIAEFLATFLFLYISVLTVMGVVGNPSGSKCGTVGIQGIAWSFGGMIFVLVYCTAGISGGHINPAVTFGLFLARKLSLTRAVFYMVMQCLGAICGAGVVKGFQTTLYMGNGGGANSVAPGYTKGDGLGAEIVGTFVLVYTVFSATDAKRSARDSHVPILAPLPIGFAVFLVHLATIPITGTGINPARSLGAAIIYNKKQSWDDHWIFWVGPFIGAALAAIYHVVVIRAIPFKSRD; encoded by the exons ATGGAGGGCAAGGAGGAGGACGTTCGCCTCGGCGCTAACCGCTACTCAGAGCGGCAGCCCATAGGCACGGCGGCGCAGGGCACCGATGACAAGGACTACACGGAGCCTCCCCCGGCGCCGCTCTTCGAGGCATCGGAGCTCACATCGTGGTCCTTCTACCGTGCCGGCATTGCTGAGTTCCTGGccaccttcctcttcctctacaTTAGCGTGCTTACCGTAATGGGTGTAGTTGGCAACCCCTCAGGCTCCAAGTGTGGCACAGTGGGCATCCAGGGCATTGCCTGGAGCTTTGGGGGCATGATCTTCGTGCTGGTCTACTGCACCGCGGGCATTTCTGGCGGCCACATCAACCCTGCGGTCACCTTCGGCTTGTTCTTGGCCAGGAAGCTGTCGCTGACCAGGGCCGTGTTCTACATGGTGATGCAGTGCCTGGGCGCGATCTGTGGTGCCGGGGTTGTCAAGGGGTTCCAGACAACTCTGTACATGGGCAACGGCGGCGGTGCGAACTCAGTGGCACCAGGGTACACCAAGGGAGACGGGTTGGGGGCAGAGATTGTGGGCACCTTCGTGCTCGTGTACACCGTCTTCTCTGCCACCGATGCCAAGCGCAGCGCTAGAGACTCACACGTCCCC ATCCTGGCGCCACTTCCGATCGGGTTCGCGGTGTTCCTGGTGCACCTGGCGACGATCCCCATCACCGGCACCGGCATCAACCCTGCACGGTCCCTCGGCGCTGCCATCATCTACAACAAGAAGCAGTCATGGGACGACCAC TGGATCTTCTGGGTTGGCCCATTCATCGGTGCGGCGCTGGCAGCCATCTACCACGTGGTGGTGATCAGGGCCATCCCCTTCAAGAGCCGCGACTAG
- the LOC124662585 gene encoding B3 domain-containing protein Os01g0905400-like, with protein sequence MVDMVELIKIEQEDGTAVAGAQEERGAEKLGSHKEQITSGKVKKTRRKQSVSDQQWKRACMDCTKRCARVHGRAASSSSDKAPPATPPSFFKVMMGHFSENMEIPPPFAKTIADLAGSYFYLEDAFGLRWRVRLCCSLDSGRLSFGQGWKNFVLDHAVAVGEFLVFTHIAKSVFAVQIFAKSACERLYLCEKNKRQSRKRKPKEKTSLTGDGTVRASKKSTVGKDKCGKKKQRTDSDLLDEDQAHDDQDQENVADAYTESEKCEGSSFLTGAELSTPLAMMNIDDEITDDIFLTADAYQFEADLCNQDTEAFSVETGMNHLAVAHGQTSGFSCAEPSSWNCESSVGVCLENKEIAGLPVTSTDADNDPDNKESPGNELSTFRADKSSCDVDAQVPPSELVVETFKKDGEYSLSPPGDNHNPVERRQEAASAKQDIEQQMQEDPGHNVAEIMPGDTNPGELSELNQGDPAQTGKNLVLKSECPKTNNRKFCVAVPPPDQTWLEFPCRLPVLPRRKKHGRKVLVVEDPCTRHWPVLYLCTPSFSGLVTGWADVHAENGLNEGDTCELELHSSNSNLALRVRVPGSQ encoded by the exons ATGGTGGATATGGTAGAGCTGATCAAGATAGAGCAAGAAGATGGCACGGCTGTGGCCGGCGCCCAGGAGGAGAGAGGTGCCGAGAAACTCGGCAGCCACAAGGAGCAGATCACAtccgggaaggtgaagaagacgaggaggaagcaGAGCGTCTCTGACCAACAATGGAAGCGGGCTTGCATGGATTGCACAAAGAGGTGCGCCCGAGTCCACGGCCGCGCCGCTTCGTCCTCCTCCgacaaggctccgccggcgacgcCGCCGTCTTTCTTCAAGGTCATGATGGGCCACTTCTCTGAAAACATG GAGATACCGCCGCCATTTGCCAAGACCATCGCGGACCTGGCGGGCTCCTACTTCTACCTCGAAGACGCCTTCGGGCTCCGGTGGCGGGTGCGCCTGTGCTGCTCGCTCGACAGCGGCCGCTTGTCGTTCGGGCAAGGTTGGAAGAACTTCGTGCTGGACCACGCCGTGGCCGTCGGCGAGTTCCTGGTGTTCACGCACATCGCCAAGTCAGTCTTCGCCGTGCAGATCTTTGCTAAGTCGGCCTGTGAAAGACTGTATCTCTGCGAGAAGAACAAGAGGCAGAGCCGGAAGAGGAAGCCGAAGGAGAAGACGAGCTTGACCGGCGATGGCACGGTGAGAGCGAGCAAAAAGAGCACCGTCGGTAAAGATAAATGCGGTAAGAAGAAACAGCGTACTGACTCTGATCTGTTGGATGAAGATCAAGCTCACGATGATCAAGATCAAGAAAATGTGGCGGATGCGTACACTGAATCTGAGAAATGCGAGGGGTCTAGTTTTCTGACAGGCGCGGAACTGAGCACGCCGTTGGCCATGATGAATATTGACGATGAGATCACGGATGATATATTTCTGACGGCTGATGCATACCAATTCGAAGCTGATCTCTGTAATCAAGACACAGAAGCATTTTCTGTGGAAACGGGTATGAATCATCTCGCTGTTGCCCATGGCCAAACTTCAGGTTTCAGTTGTGCAGAGCCGAGCTCATGGAATTGTGAATCTTCCGTGGGAGTTTGCCTGGAAAATAAAGAGATCGCCGGTCTACCAGTAACAAGTACTGATGCTGATAATGATCCAGACAACAAAGAGTCACCAGGCAACGAATTGTCAACATTTAGAGCAGACAAATCTTCTTGTGATGTTGATGCACAAGTGCCTCCTAGTGAACTTGTAGTCGAGACTTTCAAGAAGGATGGAGAGTATTCTTTGTCCCCACCTGGTGACAACCATAACCCAGTTGAACGAAGACAAG AAGCTGCTTCTGCGAAGCAAGATATTGAACAACAAATGCAAGAGGATCCAGGGCATAATGTTGCAGAAATTATGCCAGGTGACACAAATCCTGGTGAACTTTCTGAACTCAATCAAGGAGATCCTGCGCAAACTG GCAAAAACCTTGTCCTGAAAAGCGAGTGTCCGAAAACAAACAATAGAAAGTTCTGCGTCGCGGTGCCCCCACCAGATCAAACATGGCTG GAGTTTCCTTGCCGGCTGCCAGTTCTCCCGAGAAGGAAGAAGCATGGGAGGAAGGTGCTGGTAGTTGAGGATCCATGCACGAGACACTGGCCGGTGCTGTACCTGTGCACCCCCAGCTTCAGCGGATTGGTTACAGGGTGGGCTGACGTCCATGCAGAGAACGGCCTGAATGAAGGCGACACCTGTGAGCTCgagctccatagtagcaactcCAACCTGGCGCTCCGTGTGCGCGTGCCCGGTTCTCAGTAG